Within Sphingobium sp. KCTC 72723, the genomic segment GCTGCTATCGCAACCATATGGCGGCCGGGACGGTTCCATGCGGCAATCGAATCGCGTAGGCACGGGTTCAGCAGAGGGAGGACGCGATGCGGCTCGACGACGAACAGGAAAGCAGCCATTTCGAGGTTCAGGATGGCCGGGGTGGCGGCGGAGGCGGCGGCCTTGGCGGTGGCCTTGGCATGTTGTTGCCGCTGATCGGCAGCAAATTTGGCTGTGGCGGTATCGCCGTCGTGCTGGTCATCATGGTGGTGATGGGCATGAACCCCTTGAGCCTGATCGGCGGTGGTGGTGGTGGACAGCAGGTCCAGACCGAACGCCCCGCAACCACCGAACTGACCGCCATTCAGCGCACGTCGTTGCAGGTGCTGGGATCGACCGAGCGGCGCTGGGCCGACATCTTCAAGGCGCAGGGCCAGCAATATCCGCCGCCCACGCTGGTATTCTACAGCCAGAATGGCCAGTCGGGCTGCGGCGCGGCGCAATCGGCGATGGGACCATTTTATTGCCCGGCCGATCAGCGCATTTATATCGACACCGATTTCTTCACCGAAATGGAACAGCGCTTCAATGCGCCGGGCGATTTCCCGATCGGCTATATCATCGCGCATGAAGTCGGCCACCATATCCAGACCATCACCGGCACGTCGGACAAGGTGCGTCAGGCGCAGCGCCGCGCGAGCGAGGCGGAAGGCAATGCGTTACAGGTGAAGATGGAGTTGCAGGCGGATTGCTACGCCGGGGTATGGGCCGCGCGCGACACCAATTTGATGGAAGCAGGCGACCTGGAAGAAGGCATGGGCGCGGCGCAGGCGATTGGCGACGATACGCTGCAAAAGGCAGCAGGCCGTCGCCCGGTTCCCGAAAGCTTCACCCATGGCAGCAGCGCACAGCGGATGGAGTGGCTGCAAAAGGGTCTGTCCAGCGGCGACCCAGCGCAGTGCGACACGTTCAGGGGCGTTTTATAACGCTTATTCCGCGTTGGGTGACCCCGGCGGCGCGCTGCCGGGGGAAAAGGCCATGCTGCCGGAGACTGTCGGTGCGGCCTGTTGTGGCAGGCCAGCGCCGGGGCTGAGCATCGGCTGGCCAGCCTCCGCCATCGGTTGGCCAAAGGTCGGGGCAGCGGCCATCGCCGGTGCGCCGGGTGGCGCGACCGGGGGGGCGACAGGCACCGGCACAGGGGGCGGTGGCACATCGGCTATCACGTTCTGCGCATCCTGCACCACAGGTTGCGGCGCACTGGGCAGCACAGTCTGCGTGGCCATGACAATGATGGGCGCGGCGAGCAAAGTGGCGATGGCGAAATTGCGATAGAGCATGAGCGAGCTTCTTCTTGGCGACGGTTTGGCCAAACTCTACCCGATATGGGTAAAGAAAATCCTCCATCGAACCCAAGCCGCTATCAATGGCCGTCCAGCTTGCCCAGCAACGCCATCATATCGTCCGGCACGCTCTCGCGCGGGGGCGCAAAAGTGGAACGCAGCGCATTGCCCACACCCTCATAGGGTAAAGGCAGGCCGACGGTCACGAAACGGGCGGCATTGCCATCCTGTCCCGGTGCCGATCGGCTGAAAGATTTACGCTGCATGTCCATATAGTATTGAACGGTCATGGTGGACAAAAGTTTCTGGCGTTCGTCGCAAGGCCAAGCGATAGCGCGACGAAAGGAACCCTAAGCAGGGATAGGAGGCTGGGAGGTGGCATGGTGACGGACTGGTCGGACACAGCGGCACGCATACAGGCCCATTCTCCCTTTCTGGCGCGCGCCATGGTCCGTTACCCGCAGGTGGTGGATCTACTGGCGAGCGGGGACATGGACGCCGCGCTGGCGCTGGCCCAAATGCGCGATCCCGAAGACAGCGTTGCGCGGTCGTTGCGGCAGCGGCGCGGCGCGATCGCGCTGGTGACGGCGGCGGCGGACCTGTCGGGCGCATGGGGGCTGGACCGGGTGACGCGCACGCTGTCCGACTTTGCCGACCAGGCAGTGGACGAAGCACTCGCCGCTGCCATGGCCGAACGCTATCCCGATGCGGAACATCGTGGCTTCGTGGTGCTGGCGCTAGGCAAGCATGGCAGCCGCGAACTCAATTACTCGTCCGACATCGACCCTATCCTGCTGTACGACCCGGCGACCTTGCCCCGGCGGGAGCGGGAGGATGTGGCCGACGCCGCGGTGCGTATCGGGCGACGGATGAGCGAATTACTGAGCGCGCGCGATGGCGATGGCTATGTGTTTCGCGTCGACCTGCGCCTGCGCCCATCGCCCGAAGCCACCCCCATCGCGCTGCCGGTGGAGGCGGCGATCGGCTATTATGAATCCATGGCGCTGGGGTGGGAACAGGCCGCCTTCATCCGCGCGCGCCCGGCGGCGGGCGATATTGCGCTGGGCGATTATTTCCTGCGCCAGATCCGTCCCTTTGTGTGGCGGCGCAGTCTGGATTTCGGCGCGATCGATGCGATCGTGGACATCAGCCGCCGCATCCGCGACCATTATGCGCAGGGGCAGGCGTTCGGGCCGGGTTACGACCTGAAACGGGGACGCGGCGGCATCCGTGAAGTCGAATTTTTCGCGCAGGTGCATCAACTGATCCATGGCGGGCGCGACCCGGCGCTGCGGTCTGGCAACACGCGCGAGGCATTGCGGGCGCTGGCGGGGGCTGGCGTGATAGAGGCGGACGTGGCGGCGCGACTGGATGACGCTTATGTGCTGTTCCGCACGATCGAACATCGTTTGCAGATGGTCGAGGATCTCCAGACCCACGAACTGCCCAAATCGACGGACGCGCTGGATAATGTCGCACAGTTGCACGGCGTCGCGGATGGTGCGGCCCTGCTGGACCTGCTGCGCCCACAGGTCGAATGGGTCGGGCGCAATTATGACCGGCTGACCCCGGACAAGGACGACGCCACCCTGTCGCAGGATGAGGATCGGCTGAAAGTGCAGCTGATCGAGATGGGTTTTGCCGATGCGGAGACGCCGTTCGCGCGGATCGCCCATTGGCGCGGTGGCAAAGTGCGTGCGTTGCGCAGCGCGCCATCGCGTGAGGCGCTGGAGGGTTTGCTGTCCGGCCTGATGCGCGCGCTGGCCATGGCGCCCGATCCGACCCATGCGCTCAACCGGCTGGACGACATGATCGGGCGGCTGCCCAGTGCGATCAATTTCTTCAAGCTGCTCGCCGCGCGCCCGGCGCTGGTCGAATTGCTGGCGGAGATATTGAGCCATGCGCCCACGCTGGCGCAGGCATTGGGGCGGCGGGCGGAGCTGATCGACGGGCTGATCGACGCTACCGCGTTCGACCCGCCGCCTGCGGTCGATATACTGGCGGCGCAACTGGCCGCGCTGGAACCGGGGGAGGATTATCAGGCGCTGCTCGACCGGGTGCGACAGCGCGTGAATGATCGCCGTTTCGCGCTGGGCGTGCAAATCGTGCGCGGGTGCGATCCGCTGGAGGCAGGGCGCGGCTATGGCCGGGTGGCCGAAGCGGCGATCGAGGCATTGGCCGCAGGCACGGTGGCGGAGTTCCAGACTGCGCATGGCCGCGTTGAAGACAGCGAGATGGTCATAGTGGCGCTGGGTCGCATGGGCGGCGGCGTGCTGACCCATGCGTCCGATCTGGACCTTGTTTTCCTGTTTACCGGCGACTTCCGGGCGGAATCGGACGGGCCAAAACCGCTGGGCGCGACGCAATATTTCAATCGTCTGGGGCAGCGTATCACCAATGCGCTGTCGGTCCATACCGCATTCGGCCCGCTCTATGATGTGGACACGCGGTTGCGGCCATCGGGCGCGCAGGGGTTGCTGGCGGTCAGTTTCGACAGCTTCGCCCGCTATCAGCGGGAGGATGCCTGGACATGGGAGCATCTGGCGCTGACCCGCGCCCGGCCGGTATTCGGATCGCCCACGGCGCGCGCCGCGCTGGATGCTATCCTGACCGAAACCCTGCGCCGTCCGCGCGATTTCGATGAACTGGCGCGGCAGGCGGTGCAGATGCGTCGCGACATAGCCAGGCATAAACCACCGGCCAGCGAGTTGGACGTCAAGCTGGTGCCAGGTGGCCTGATCGACCTGGAATTCCTGATCCACGTCACGCAGTTTCGCCATGGCATGGCGTTCGATCCTGACGTGGGCAAGGCGCTGGGCGAACTGGTCGCGGCGGGGCATTTGCCTGCCGAACTGATCGCCGCGCATGACCTCATCACGCGCTATCTGATCGTGTCCCGGCTGGTGTCGCCCGGATCGACCGAACCGGCAGAGGCGACGCGGCCTCTGGTGGCGCGGGCGTGCGGGGCTGACCATTGGGACAGGCTGCTTGAAAGCTATGCGAAGGCGCGGCAAAGCGTGGCGCAGGCTTGGGCCGCACTCGCCGCGCCCTATCAGGAGACGACATGATGCTGGAACAAGGGCAAAGCGTGCCACCAGTGACGCTCAAGGATATGAACGGTGTGAACTTTGCGCTGGACAGCTTTTCCGGCCAGCCACTGGTCGTCTATTTCTATCCCAAGGCGGATACGCCGGGCTGCACCAATGAAGCCAAGGACTTTACCGCCCTGGCCGATGATTTCGCGGCGGCAGGCGTGCCGGTGATCGGCGTGTCGAAGGACAAGCCTGCCAAGCTCAAGAAATTCGCCGACAAATATGCACTGCGCGTCACGCTCGCTTCCGATGAGGAAGGGGCGGCTTGTGAAGCGTTTGGCACCTGGGTCGAAAAGTCGCTTTACGGGCGCAAATATATGGGGATCGAACGCGCGACCTTCCTGATCGGCGCGGACGGGATCGTACAGCGCGTTTGGCCCAAGGTGAAGGTGAAGGACCATGCCGCGCAAGTGCTGGAGGCAGTGCGCGCGCTTTGACTCTGCCCGATGATGTGACCAGCGTGGGCGTCGCCTGCGCCTATGTGATGCAGACTGCCGATCCGACCGCCAAGCTGATGACGGCGCGGGCGGTGGCGCGGGCGTGGCGGCTGGGACGACTGGCCCATCGCTTCGACATGGCCATGCCGGATCGGCCAGCCCGGCCCGATGCGCCCATTTTGCTATCGCCTGCCGAAATGCCCCGGCGCGGCAAGATGGGGTCCGAACGCGCGCGCATCGCCATGCTCCACGCGCTGGCCCATATCGAGTTCGTGGCGATCGACCTGGCGTTCGATCTGATCGGGCGTTTCGGGGATCATTTCCCCCGGCCTTCACGGACGAATGGATGCGGGTCGGCGCGGAAGAAGCGATGCACTTCACGCTGCTCGACCGGCGGTTGCGCCAGTGTGGCAGCCATTATGGCGCCCTGCCCGCGCATGACGGATTATGGCAGGCGGCGGAGGAAACGGCAGACGACGTGCTGGCGCGGCTGGCCATCGTTCCCATGGTGCTGGAGGCGCGGGCGCTGGACATCACCCCCGCCACGGTCGCGCGGTTCGAAGGGGCGGGGGATATGGTGTCGGCCCGGATGCTGCGGCGCATCATGGCGGATGAGATTCGGCATGTGGCGGCGGGGACGACATGGTTCGTGACGGCGACGAACCGATTGGGTCTATCTGCCCCGGAACATTACCAAATCCTTGTGAAACGCCATTTTCGCGGAACGGTTAAGCCGCCGTTCAACGACTCAGCGCGTCGACAGGCCGGTCTGACGCTGGAATTCTACGCCGCGCTTGCAACATGACGCGCGATTTGCAGTCTGTGCTGGCGGGGGCGATCCAGGTCGCCAATTTATACAACACGGGAAGCACCGAGGGGCATAAGCCTCCGGTAACACAGTCGGGGTCGGCATGTTTGTTCTTGATACGGTCAATGCTCGCGGTGCGCGTTTGTTCCATTCTGCCATGAAGGCAGCAAAGATTGTCGGAGGGATCGGGATCGTCGGCGCGCTCTGTGCAGCCACCCCGGCCCAGGCCAATGCCCCGGTAACGGGCAGCGATGATCCCTATGGCGACGCTTCGGAAATCAACACCAGCCCGCTGGGTCCGCAGGATGTCGGCTTCTCCAACCTGTTTTCCAGCCTGCAACGGCTGGATGGCAACGCTAAGACGGCGGCCTATATCCCGTCGGGCCGCCCGGTGGAAAAGCTGTCGCTGACGTCCAACTTCGGCGTCCGGTCCGACCCCTTCAATGGTGGCGCGCGGATGCACAAGGGCATCGACATTCCCGGCCCGATCGGCACCCCGATCCACGCAACCGCCGACGGCATCGTCAACCGCGCCGGATGGGCCAGCGGTTATGGCAACCTCGTCCAGATCTCGCACGGCAGCGGCATGGAAACGCGCTACGGCCATATGTCGAAGCTGCTGGTTCCGGCCAACTCCTATGTAAAGCGCGGCCAGATCATCGGCCTGATGGGGTCGACTGGCCGCTCGACCGGCAGCCACCTTCATTATGAAGTCCGCGTCGATGGCGCGGCGATCAACCCGCTGCCCTTCGTTGCCGGTCCCGACTATCTGGTCGCAGTGAACAGCAAGCCCCCGATCGCCATGGGCGGCCCGACCAAGGCGCAGGAAAAGAGCGTCGACTGATCGACGCTTTTATTCGACATTCGCAAAAGGCCCGGCCACCGATGGGTTGCCGGGCCTTTTGCTTGCGCCTATCTAGGTAGCCATGACCGATATTGATCTCACGCCTTCTGCTGCTGCCCGTGTCGCGGCTATTGCCGCCAAGCAGGGTAAGCCTGCGATCCTGCGGCTGGCCGTAGAGGGTGGGGGCTGTTCGGGCTTTCAATATCGTTTCGGCCTGGCCGATATGGTCGAGGCCGACGACCTGTCGGTGGAGCGCGATGGCGTGACGCTGGTGGTGGACGATGTCAGCCTGGACCTGGTGCGCGGGTCGGCGGTGGATTTCGTGTCCGACCTTGGCGGCGCAGCGTTCAAGGTGACGAACCCCAATGCGACTGCCGGTTGCGGATGCGGCACCAGCTTCTCGGTCTGATAGCCAAGGGCGGTTCTTCCCATTAGGGACGTGGACGAGGAGAATCGTCCATGCGTATCGCCACCTTCAACATCAACGGCACCAAGGCGCGCCTGCCGCGCCTGCTGGAATGGCTGGACGAAACGCGGCCGGACATTGCCTGCCTTCAGGAAATCAAGACGTCCGACGAAACCTTTCCGGTCAAGGATATAGAGGACGCTGGCTATGGCGTTATCTGGCACGGGCAGAAGGGGTTTAATGGCGTCGCGATTTTGGCGCGCGGGCAAACCCCGGTGGAAGTGCGGCGCGGCCTGGATGGCGAGCCGGAAGATGAGCATAGCCGCTATCTGGAGGCCGACGTGATGGGCGTGCGCGTCGCCAGCATCTACCTGCCCAACGGCAATCCGCAACCTGGCCCGAAATTCGATTACAAGCTGCGCTGGATGAAGCGCCTGCGCGCCCGCGCGGCGGAAATCTGGGCGGAGGAAGTGCCTGCGATCCTGGCCGGAGACTATAATGTCATTCCGCGCGATGATGATGTCTATGCGGTGAAGGCCATGGCCAGTGACGCGCTGATGCAGCCCGAAAGCCGCGCCGCCTATCGCCGGTTGCTGGCTGATGGCTGGACCGACGCGCTGCGCAGCCGCCATCCGGCGGGCGGGGTGTGGACCTATTGGGACTATCAGATGAACGCCTGGCCCCGCGACGCGGGTTTTCGTATCGACCATCTGCTGCTCAGCCCCGCCGCTGCCGACCGACTGGTCGACGCGCAGGTCGACAAGGCGTTTCGCGGCCGGGAAAAGGCCAGCGATCATGCGCCGGTGTGGGTGGAATTGCGATCGGTGTAAAATGGCTGGTGGGTCCGGCTTTCGGCAAGGACGGGGCAGGCAATCAGCTATGGTCGGGGATATTCTCGCCACGCAGCACTATGACCTGCGAGGCGAGCCGTTCCGCTTCCCGTTCGTCATGCGTGACATAGAGGATGGGAATGGCGATACTGGACAGGATGTTTTCCAGCGCCGCCATGATGTCGCCCTTGCGTGCGGGGTCGATCGATGCGAGCGGTTCGTCCATCAGCAGGAAACGGGGTGCAGACAGCAACGCCCGGCCGATCGCGACCCGCTGCGCCTCACCGCCCGACAGCGATCCGGGCCAGCGGTCGAGCAACGCGCCGATCCCCAACAGCGCGACGACATGATCGAAATCGAGCAGGCACGGCGCGCGGCGGGCGTAGGTCAGATTGTCGCGCACGCGCATGTGGGGGAATAAGCGGCGGTCCTGAAATATATACCCCGCGCCGCGCCGGGCCGCTGGTTTGTCGATCCCCGCGCCGCTGTCGAACAGCGTTTCGCCGGCGACGCGGACATGGCCATGATCGGGCCTCACGATACCCGCCACCATGTTGAGGATGCTGGTCTTGCCCGCGCCCGACGGCCCGACCAGCGCAATGAGGCCGCTGCCCGTCCGGCAGGTCAGGCTGATGTCGCGACGGCCGATCCGCCGTGTGATGTTGAGGTCAAAGGACATGGTTGGCCCTTCCTCCGCTGGCCTTTCCCCTGCTGGCGCGTCGGGCCAGCATTTCCGACGCCATCAGCGCGCCGATCGACAGCAGGATGGAAATGATCGCCAGCGATGTGGCCATCCTTTCCCCGCCGGGCATCTGCAATGCGGAATAGATGGCGATGGGCAGGGTGCGGGTTTCGCCCGGAATGTCGGACACGAAGGTGATGGTCGCGCCAAATTCGCCGATGGAGCGGGCAAAGCCCAATATCGCGGCCGCAACGATGCCCGGTACGCACAGCGGCAGCGACACGGTGAGGAACAGGCGCGTGCCGCTCGCGCCCAATGTTCTGGCCGCGTCCTCCAGCCCCATGTCGAGCGCCTCGATCGACAGCCGCATCGCGCGCACCATCAGCGGCAGCGCCATGATTGCGGCGGCCAGCGCCGCGCCGGTCCAGCGGAACAGCAGGGTGATGCCGAAATGGGTGGCCAGGAACGATCCGATCGGGCCGTTCGCCCCGAACAGCAACAGCAATGCCCATCCGGTCACCACCGGCGGGACGACCAGCGGCAGGTGGACCAGCGCATCGACCAGCAGTTTGAAGGGAAATTGCCACCGCGCCAGCATCCACGCCAGCGCGAAGGCAGGCGGCATCATGATCGCCACCGCAACCAGGCTGATCTTGAGCGACAGGCCGATAATGGCCCATATTTCTGTCGGCAGGCCGAAAAACGTCACGATGTGGGAAAGCCATGGCAAAGGAGAGGCAGGAATTTTGAAGCATGGGCCGCCGCCCGTCCAGACAATTATCAGGAAAGCGGGAAAAGCCGGGTGGGGGTGCGGGCCGGTGCGGCAGAATGTGCGTAGGCACATTCTCCAACAAACACTTTACGGCGTGGTAAAGCCGTGGCGGGCAAGGATCGCCTTGCCTGCGGGCGACAACAGGAAGCGGCGAAATCCTTCGGCTTGCCTGTGACGGCTGGTGGTCAGGCGGGCGAGGGGGTAGCGGATCGGCGGATGGCTGGATGCGGGGAAGGTGCCGACCACCACCACGCCCTGCGAAGCGCGCGCGTCGGTCGCATAGACGACACCCAGCGGCGTTGCGCCCCGTTCCACCAGCGCCAGCGCGGCACGGACATTTTCCCCGCGCGCTATCCTGCCGACAAGCTGTGGCCATACGCCAAGGGCGCTCAGCGCGGCCTGGCCATATTTGCCCGCTGGCACGCTGTCGGGATTGGCCATGGCCAGTCGCCCGTCGCCCAGCGCCCGCGCGATCGGCATGGCGCGCGCGATTCGCAAGCGGACGGGCTTGCCCGCTGGCGCGACCAGCACCAGCCGGTTGCCCGCCAGATTCGCGCGCGTTCCCCGCATGACGAAGCCTGCCTTTTGCACGTCGGTCATCCATTCCTCATCGGCTGACAGGAACAGGTCGGGCGGTGCGCCTGCGCGGATTTGACGCGCCAGTGCGGAGGAGGCAGCGAAGGAGAGGACTGGCCGGTCATGGCCGCGCGCGGTCCACGCATCGGCGGCCTGCGTCATCGCTTCCTGCATACTGGCGGCGGCAAGGACCAGCGGACCGCGATTGTCCGGGGCGGCAAAGGCGGGCGCTGAAATAGACAGCGAGATGGACAATAGCAGGCGTAAAATGATCGTCATGACCCTATGTCTGCATCGCTGTCGCCAAAGGCGCAAGATGGCCCGCTTTTGTCAGGCGCGCCAATCGGTTAGGAAGCAAGCCATGACCGAGCGAAACGGACCTGCGCGCTGACACATGCGATCATCAAAAGCCAGTGCGGCCAATGCGGCGTCGGCTGCGGCGTGCGGGCGTTCACGGGCGACGACCGGCATCTCAGGATCGAGGGGGACCGGCTGCACCCGGCCAATGGCGGCGACCTGTGCGACAGGGTTGCGGTGCTGGAGGATATGGCGGCGCTGGACGGGCGATTGCTGCTCCCGATGGTCAATGGGCGGCGGCAGGATTGGGACCGGACGATCACACGGATCGCGCGCCAATTGACGGCGGTGATGGCGCGCCATGGGCCGGGCAGCGTGGCGCTGCATGTCGGTGGCGGCCTGCTGACCGAGGATTATTATGTCGCCAACAAGCTGATGAAAGGCTTTCTGGGTTCGGCCCATATCCATGCGCCATGGTGCGGCGACGCGGGGGCGGCGCAGCGCGCGGCCTTTGGCGAGGATGTGATGCCCGCTGCCTATGAGGATATCGACCGGGCCGACATGATTCTGATGACCAGCGCGGACATGGCGCAGGCGCATCCGGTGCTGATGGAGCGGATAATCGCGGCGCGGCATGAGCGGGACGCGCGGGTGATCGTCCTGGGGGAAGGGGCGGGGATCGAAGTGGACCTGTGCCTGCCGATCATGCCGGGCAGCGCGGGATTGCTGATCGCGGGATTGCTGCTCCATTGCCATGATAGCGGCGCGACGGATGCCGCGTGGATGGCGCGGCATGTGAGCGTCCCGCCCGGTTTCTGGGACGATTTGCGACCTGGGCGCGATGTGTGGTCAGTGGCGCGCGGGTGCGGGATTGCGCCGGGCGCGATCCGCGATTTCTATGAAGCGGTGGCGGGATGCGACCGGCTGGTGACGCTGTTCGGTGAAGGGGAAGCGCTTGGGCGTGCGGTGCTGAACTTTCATCTGGCGATGGCTAGGATCGGGCGACCGGGGGCTGCGCCATTCGCGCTGACAGCGGCGGCCAACGCGATGGGCGGGCGCGAAACGGGCTGCATCGCCACCGATCTTGCCGCGCATCGCCCCTTCACCCCCGAAGCGATGGCCAGCGTTGCGCGTTTCTGGGGCGCGCGCCGACTGGCCGATGCGCCGGGGCTGGCGGGGGATGCGCTGTTGCAGGCGATGCGCGACGGGCAGGTCAAGGCGCTGTGGAGCATCGGCGGCGACAGCGACCCGTGGCTGGAAGCGGCGCGGGCCGCCGTGCCTTTGACGATCCGTTCGACCGACCGGCTGCCCGAACCGG encodes:
- a CDS encoding neutral zinc metallopeptidase, with product MRLDDEQESSHFEVQDGRGGGGGGGLGGGLGMLLPLIGSKFGCGGIAVVLVIMVVMGMNPLSLIGGGGGGQQVQTERPATTELTAIQRTSLQVLGSTERRWADIFKAQGQQYPPPTLVFYSQNGQSGCGAAQSAMGPFYCPADQRIYIDTDFFTEMEQRFNAPGDFPIGYIIAHEVGHHIQTITGTSDKVRQAQRRASEAEGNALQVKMELQADCYAGVWAARDTNLMEAGDLEEGMGAAQAIGDDTLQKAAGRRPVPESFTHGSSAQRMEWLQKGLSSGDPAQCDTFRGVL
- the xth gene encoding exodeoxyribonuclease III; amino-acid sequence: MRIATFNINGTKARLPRLLEWLDETRPDIACLQEIKTSDETFPVKDIEDAGYGVIWHGQKGFNGVAILARGQTPVEVRRGLDGEPEDEHSRYLEADVMGVRVASIYLPNGNPQPGPKFDYKLRWMKRLRARAAEIWAEEVPAILAGDYNVIPRDDDVYAVKAMASDALMQPESRAAYRRLLADGWTDALRSRHPAGGVWTYWDYQMNAWPRDAGFRIDHLLLSPAAADRLVDAQVDKAFRGREKASDHAPVWVELRSV
- the modA gene encoding molybdate ABC transporter substrate-binding protein, with the translated sequence MTIILRLLLSISLSISAPAFAAPDNRGPLVLAAASMQEAMTQAADAWTARGHDRPVLSFAASSALARQIRAGAPPDLFLSADEEWMTDVQKAGFVMRGTRANLAGNRLVLVAPAGKPVRLRIARAMPIARALGDGRLAMANPDSVPAGKYGQAALSALGVWPQLVGRIARGENVRAALALVERGATPLGVVYATDARASQGVVVVGTFPASSHPPIRYPLARLTTSRHRQAEGFRRFLLSPAGKAILARHGFTTP
- a CDS encoding M23 family metallopeptidase translates to MFVLDTVNARGARLFHSAMKAAKIVGGIGIVGALCAATPAQANAPVTGSDDPYGDASEINTSPLGPQDVGFSNLFSSLQRLDGNAKTAAYIPSGRPVEKLSLTSNFGVRSDPFNGGARMHKGIDIPGPIGTPIHATADGIVNRAGWASGYGNLVQISHGSGMETRYGHMSKLLVPANSYVKRGQIIGLMGSTGRSTGSHLHYEVRVDGAAINPLPFVAGPDYLVAVNSKPPIAMGGPTKAQEKSVD
- the modB gene encoding molybdate ABC transporter permease subunit, with the translated sequence MTFFGLPTEIWAIIGLSLKISLVAVAIMMPPAFALAWMLARWQFPFKLLVDALVHLPLVVPPVVTGWALLLLFGANGPIGSFLATHFGITLLFRWTGAALAAAIMALPLMVRAMRLSIEALDMGLEDAARTLGASGTRLFLTVSLPLCVPGIVAAAILGFARSIGEFGATITFVSDIPGETRTLPIAIYSALQMPGGERMATSLAIISILLSIGALMASEMLARRASRGKASGGRANHVL
- a CDS encoding bifunctional [glutamine synthetase] adenylyltransferase/[glutamine synthetase]-adenylyl-L-tyrosine phosphorylase; translated protein: MVTDWSDTAARIQAHSPFLARAMVRYPQVVDLLASGDMDAALALAQMRDPEDSVARSLRQRRGAIALVTAAADLSGAWGLDRVTRTLSDFADQAVDEALAAAMAERYPDAEHRGFVVLALGKHGSRELNYSSDIDPILLYDPATLPRREREDVADAAVRIGRRMSELLSARDGDGYVFRVDLRLRPSPEATPIALPVEAAIGYYESMALGWEQAAFIRARPAAGDIALGDYFLRQIRPFVWRRSLDFGAIDAIVDISRRIRDHYAQGQAFGPGYDLKRGRGGIREVEFFAQVHQLIHGGRDPALRSGNTREALRALAGAGVIEADVAARLDDAYVLFRTIEHRLQMVEDLQTHELPKSTDALDNVAQLHGVADGAALLDLLRPQVEWVGRNYDRLTPDKDDATLSQDEDRLKVQLIEMGFADAETPFARIAHWRGGKVRALRSAPSREALEGLLSGLMRALAMAPDPTHALNRLDDMIGRLPSAINFFKLLAARPALVELLAEILSHAPTLAQALGRRAELIDGLIDATAFDPPPAVDILAAQLAALEPGEDYQALLDRVRQRVNDRRFALGVQIVRGCDPLEAGRGYGRVAEAAIEALAAGTVAEFQTAHGRVEDSEMVIVALGRMGGGVLTHASDLDLVFLFTGDFRAESDGPKPLGATQYFNRLGQRITNALSVHTAFGPLYDVDTRLRPSGAQGLLAVSFDSFARYQREDAWTWEHLALTRARPVFGSPTARAALDAILTETLRRPRDFDELARQAVQMRRDIARHKPPASELDVKLVPGGLIDLEFLIHVTQFRHGMAFDPDVGKALGELVAAGHLPAELIAAHDLITRYLIVSRLVSPGSTEPAEATRPLVARACGADHWDRLLESYAKARQSVAQAWAALAAPYQETT
- the bcp gene encoding thioredoxin-dependent thiol peroxidase, translated to MLEQGQSVPPVTLKDMNGVNFALDSFSGQPLVVYFYPKADTPGCTNEAKDFTALADDFAAAGVPVIGVSKDKPAKLKKFADKYALRVTLASDEEGAACEAFGTWVEKSLYGRKYMGIERATFLIGADGIVQRVWPKVKVKDHAAQVLEAVRAL
- a CDS encoding ATP-binding cassette domain-containing protein, producing MSFDLNITRRIGRRDISLTCRTGSGLIALVGPSGAGKTSILNMVAGIVRPDHGHVRVAGETLFDSGAGIDKPAARRGAGYIFQDRRLFPHMRVRDNLTYARRAPCLLDFDHVVALLGIGALLDRWPGSLSGGEAQRVAIGRALLSAPRFLLMDEPLASIDPARKGDIMAALENILSSIAIPILYVTHDEREAERLASQVIVLRGENIPDHS
- the erpA gene encoding iron-sulfur cluster insertion protein ErpA codes for the protein MTDIDLTPSAAARVAAIAAKQGKPAILRLAVEGGGCSGFQYRFGLADMVEADDLSVERDGVTLVVDDVSLDLVRGSAVDFVSDLGGAAFKVTNPNATAGCGCGTSFSV
- a CDS encoding molybdopterin oxidoreductase family protein, with amino-acid sequence MRAFTGDDRHLRIEGDRLHPANGGDLCDRVAVLEDMAALDGRLLLPMVNGRRQDWDRTITRIARQLTAVMARHGPGSVALHVGGGLLTEDYYVANKLMKGFLGSAHIHAPWCGDAGAAQRAAFGEDVMPAAYEDIDRADMILMTSADMAQAHPVLMERIIAARHERDARVIVLGEGAGIEVDLCLPIMPGSAGLLIAGLLLHCHDSGATDAAWMARHVSVPPGFWDDLRPGRDVWSVARGCGIAPGAIRDFYEAVAGCDRLVTLFGEGEALGRAVLNFHLAMARIGRPGAAPFALTAAANAMGGRETGCIATDLAAHRPFTPEAMASVARFWGARRLADAPGLAGDALLQAMRDGQVKALWSIGGDSDPWLEAARAAVPLTIRSTDRLPEPGEAWTILLPSAAWVEKDGTLTGMDRLISRQRRLFALPGEARPDWWMLTRVGQAMGWADAFHYEHAADVYREHVRLTAYHNDGARLLNLKRHAPISNPAYAELTPWRWGETPFDEGRFPTEDGRAMLVPMRDQDAAAIP